The following DNA comes from Agromyces mangrovi.
GGCGAATCCTGCATCGTCGTCTGCTTCCTCGTAGTACGCCGGTGCCTGTCGATCATCTGTGATGAATCGGACGAATCCCTCGTACTTGCGCTTCGGGTCGGACGCGAAGTTGATCGCCTCGAAGTCTGAGATCACTTGGGAGAACTTCCCGAGCTGGTACATCACCAACTCTGCCCGCGCAGGCGTGCCAGGGATCGTCGCCTCACGGACGTCCATCGCCTCGAGCACGTCGAGGTAGAGACGCTGGACGTTGTAGGTGCCCCACCGGTCGCCGCGACTGAAGTCAGAGCCTTCCTCGAGAATCCGTATGCCGCGTGCCAACAGTTCGGGTGAGCCAAGAATGTCGGCCTGATCGAACAGGCTCCTCAGGGCGGCTTCATCGATCTCACCGACCATGAACTGGAACATGCCAACGAGTGCCTCGATCTCCGGCGCATCGAACAACCGCGCGAGTCCCTTGATGATGTACGGGATGCCGCGGCGCCGGAACTCATCGACCACAGGTTCGGCGTCTTTGACAGTGCGATAGAGCACCGCGCAGTCCGACCATGACAGTCCTCGCGGTGCAGCATCAGGTGTGTCGGTGAAAGGCATCCCCCGCAGTGCTTCGATGCGATCGACGATCCATGCGGCTTCTTCATCTGGACCCGCAAACTCTAGTGCGAGCATGTCACCTCGCTCCCAGACCTGATGCGATGCGTACTCCATCGCCTTCGGAAGTCGCTCATCTGGTGGGAGCCACTCAGCAATGGTGCGGCCCAAGCGCACGACGCCCTTGGACGAACGGAAATTGTCGGCGAGCTCAATCGTGTGGACATCGTCGTGCCGGTTGGCAAAGGTGAGGATGTTCGAGACCTCGGAGCCACGCCACTGGTAGATCGTCTGATCGTCATCGCCGACGACACAGAGGTTAGCGCCCCACCGGATGAGGCCGGCGATCAGCTTCTCCTGAAGGGGGTTCACGTCCTGGTACTCGTCGACGACGACATACTTGATGTCCTCGCGAATATGCCGCAACAGCTCCAACTCTGGGGTGGTGAGGTCGGGATCATCAGGATCGGACTCAAGGAAGGCGACAGCGGTAGCAATCATTGCCGTGTAGTCGAAGTACTTCCGACGCGACAGAAGGTCCGCATACGAACGCAAGCTGTCGGCGACCCCGTCAGGCACGAGCTCGAAGTCGACCTCGTCCTCCTGAAGGATCGAGAGCACCTGCATGTACAGCTTCGAGTCTGCGTAGCGCCACAGCGTCGGCCGGCTCGGGGCGGTAGAGGGACATGTCGTGAGCCCTGACTTCGTCGATTCACGGTCAATCAGCAGACGCTGCGTTATGTCCGTGAGGACTCCGTACTTGAACGCTTCGGGCACGTAGGTCTGCAGCAGGTTGAGAGCGAACCCGTGCATCGTACCCACGTACATCTCGGCCAAGCCCGTCATCTCGCCATGTTCGTCGTGAACGATGCGGTGGATACGCTCCTTCAGCTCCGCCGCGGCTTTCTCAGTGAAGGTGAACGCGATCACGTTCCCGGGCCGCGCACCCGGGAGGTCTAGGATCCGCGAAATTCTTTGCGAAATCACCTGCGTCTTGCCGGAACCCGCGCAAGCGATCAGCTGGAGAGGCGAAGCGAGTTCGTCGATTGCAGCCTGTTGAGATGGAGTGTATTCGGGCATCACCGCGAGGCTACCGCCGAGGTCAGACACTTCGGGCGGGACTGTGTCTGGGACTCACTTAGTCCTCGTAGAGGTACAGCGGATGCGCGTCTGAGATTACGTCTAGACCGTGCGCTGCGATCGCTTTGCGCACGACAGCGCCAGCCCGCACAAAGCTCGGGAGGCGAAGGTCGAGCACCGTGTTGGGATGGATCTCCGGTCGGAATCCGAAGAGATCGGGACGCCCCAACCCGTGCGGTGGTGGACACGGTACGCCTTCCCCCGCAAGCAGGCGGCACCTCTTCTTCAGCGCAAGCCATACGGTCTTGCTGAGCCATCCATCGAGTCCGCGGAGTTGTTCGCCATCGTCAACGAGCGGGAAGTATGCCATAACGCCGCGGAGGCTGGTTTTGGGGACCGTACCCGACTGATACCGACGAATCGAGGTCTCGCTGAGAGTTCCGTAGAGATAGCGTCGGAGTTGATACACCAGGACCACGTAGTCACGATCTATGCCGCCTGCCAACCGTGACGGATCCTGTGAGCGGTTTACGGGCTCTCGGATCAGGTTGCTGTGAATCAACTCGAGAATGTGACGCTTGATGCGATGAACTGAACGTGATCGCATGCTCGTCGTGCGGATGCCTATCGCGTGGCCGAGGAATTCAACCTGAGTGGTGCTTCGCATCTCCGCCTCGCTGCTCTCGGGGAGCACGAGGAGTGAGACACCAGGGCTTTTGGCCGCGTTGATCTGAGGGCCGATCGCGTCGGAGGCTGTGTGTAGCGCCTCGACGGCTTGCGTGATCTTCTCGTAGTTCGGGCTCCAAATCATCGTGTCGTCGGCGTACCGCGCGAACCCCACGCCGAGCCTTTCGAGTGCCCGATCGAGATCTGCCGCTGCGAGGTTAGCAAGGAAGAGACTGATCGACGTCCCCTGCGGAACGCCGACCTCCCGAGGGGCTGCGTCGAGAGCACGATCACGAGCGTCGAGGAACGGTGCAGGCGTTCGTAGGAAGCCCTCGATCAGGCGAAGCTCGATGGGAGTAGCCATGACCCCGATGCGATCGATTGTCTGGACAAGGTGGTCGTGGCGGATGTGGTCGAAGAACTTCGAGAAGTCGTATTCGGCGATGAAGAGACGGTGTTCGCGCGAGAACTCAGCGCGCATGTAGGCGATCGCGTCGTGGGGCGTGAGGTCCGATCTGTAGGCGTACGCTCGCGAGCTGAGCCGCGCCGTGTTCTTCTTCCTCAAACTGACGAAGAGCCTGCTCGAAATGACTTCGTCAGCGATCGGAAACATGCTGACGATGCGCTCGCCACCACCCGGCTTCGGGACGGTGAATCCCGCCGGTCGTCCGGGCGTATAGGTCCCGGCTTTCAGCTTGGCAGTAATCGCTCGCGCGATCCTCGGAGCGCGAGCACGGACGAGATATGGGTTCAAGCCCGGGTCAATCTCCCAGATTGAAGGGCGGATGGCTTCTCGTAGAGGAGGGGTTCCTCGTGTGCGTCGGCGACGCCGCATGTTCTCGTCCGCCACCTCCTTCGCATAGGCCTCATGCTGAGCGATTAGTGTGTTGGCACGATCAGTGATCGCGTCCTCCAGTTTGTGCCACATCGAAACCCCCGCGCTTTCGAAACCGGGGCGGGTTGCCCCGCCCCGGTCGGCTTCGCACTCGTCAAATTGTGTTGTCACTTCCAGAGTGCTGACGCACCCGGGCGCGTACCGCGGACGGCGATCATCCGTGCTCGCGGTCAAACAGAGCGAGGCCTAACCCCGCTGGGGGCCTGAGGCGATCGTAACCGAAGTCACTCTTCGCCTGCGTCGACGATCTCCACAGCCGAGGACGGCTCTCCTGAACCGGCAGATGTACCAAACTCGCGGAAACCGGGGAAGTCAGGGAAGAGCTTGCGTGCCGAGCGGTCATAGCTGCCGTCCAGATAGCGAAGCAACTTCGACTTGAGGCTCGACTTGATTACGACGGCGACAAACGGGAGCCTTCGTGGCGCTCCCCGCCCACGTTCCCCGGCGAACGCCAGAGTTCCCGGCGGAAGCGACTCGAACGGAACACCAAAGCTTCGGAAGACACCGAAATCGCCGTCTGGGACCCGGCCTGCAACGAAGTAGCCCTCTTGCGCGGCCGCACGAACATTGGGCTCAACTGTTCGGACGAGGAATGGATCTCCCGTGAGTGCCTGCTCGAGAGTGTTGGCCCACGGAGAAGCCAAGTTGCCCATCATGAGCGGGGCGTCGCCGGAACTGTGCACTGGCCAACCGGTGACATTCAGCGCAAGCAGTAGGCCGCTCTTGCTTGCGCCGTCGATACTCGGGTCCTGGCAGGCAAACCAGAGCGCAGTCATTGGATTTGACGTGAAGTCCACAAGACGAGTGGGCACCCCATAGTGCTGCAAGTCGGCGAGAAGCTGCAGATCATCAATCAGCCCATACCGTCCGACGCCAAGACCCCAGTTTCGTGCACGTTGGAGCGTGTCTAGCTCACGCTCGCGAACAGCAGCCTCGTCGTTACTGAGGCTCTCCCTCGCCAGTGCGCGCTGAATCGAGGCCTCGACCGTGTAGTCGGCGCTGCTCATTCCACGCCAGGCGAAACGTTGTCCCGTGCTGTAGGCACCGATCGCCCCTAGGGTCGCCATCACCTCGGTCGCAGAAGTTGGCGTGACCGAGTACCCAGTCGCTTTCCAGACATCGCCGATCGAGCGTGGCACTACCCGACCTCAAGCACCTTCATGACCTCGTCGCCGTAGTCGTTGATAACCTTGACGGCGATCTTGCCGGTCGAGGGAGTATCGAACGGCACCGAGACGGGGCGGTATAGAGCCGCCCATGCCTCGGGATGGATCTCGGTCTTGAGCGCGGTCTTGAGCGCCTTGTAGGGATCATTGTCGCCGAGGAAGTAGGCGTGGCGCACGAAGAAGCTCTCGCCGTCATAGTTGGTGTCAATCATCCAGAGCGCGATTTCCTTGGTGGAGTTCGAGCGCACTTCGCCCGACGTCGGGTCGTAAACGTCGATGCCACGCACCTCCACCTCCCACTGGGAGTCGACTGAGCGAAGCCCGAGGTCTGGCTCGCCGAAGACCGTGAAGAGGTTGCCTGAGCCTGTCTTCTTGAGTTCCTCGCCCATGAGCAGATCAACGTTCATACGGACGACGAGAACCTTTACGCGGCCAAGGTCGCGCACGCCGGCGACGACGGCGAAGCCCTCGTCGTCGGTCTCAACGCCGAGCTGCGGATCGAAGGCGAATCCCAGCACAGCGACGATCGGGATGTCCGCATCGACCGCCTCCCGCGCTGCGTTCTTGATGAAGGATGCCGAGACGGTGCCGTACTGAGGCCCTAGGGCGATCGCAAGCTGCTCGGCCGACTCCTTCTGCGTGCCGATTGCCTGCATGTAGGCGCCGGGGTGTGATTCGATCGACTCGAAGACTAGGCGTTCCGTTTTGCGACCGTTCTGGATACCGGCGGCGCGCAGGTTCGTGAGGATGGACTGCTCGAACGAGGGCGTGTCTGCGTCGGTGGAGCCAGGGCGAAGGTCGTCGGCCTCGCTGAACGAGACACTCCGGTGCGGCGACAGCGACTCAACAGTGAACGGGCCGGAGACCCGCACGCGTGACTTGTCCTCCTCCGGCTTGTCATAGAGCAACTCGAAGTCGGCATGCAGCTTGATCGCCGCGTCGATCTCTTCGCGCGTCATGCCCTCGCGGATATCAGGGTTGTTCGCGAT
Coding sequences within:
- a CDS encoding reverse transcriptase domain-containing protein encodes the protein MADENMRRRRRTRGTPPLREAIRPSIWEIDPGLNPYLVRARAPRIARAITAKLKAGTYTPGRPAGFTVPKPGGGERIVSMFPIADEVISSRLFVSLRKKNTARLSSRAYAYRSDLTPHDAIAYMRAEFSREHRLFIAEYDFSKFFDHIRHDHLVQTIDRIGVMATPIELRLIEGFLRTPAPFLDARDRALDAAPREVGVPQGTSISLFLANLAAADLDRALERLGVGFARYADDTMIWSPNYEKITQAVEALHTASDAIGPQINAAKSPGVSLLVLPESSEAEMRSTTQVEFLGHAIGIRTTSMRSRSVHRIKRHILELIHSNLIREPVNRSQDPSRLAGGIDRDYVVLVYQLRRYLYGTLSETSIRRYQSGTVPKTSLRGVMAYFPLVDDGEQLRGLDGWLSKTVWLALKKRCRLLAGEGVPCPPPHGLGRPDLFGFRPEIHPNTVLDLRLPSFVRAGAVVRKAIAAHGLDVISDAHPLYLYED
- a CDS encoding ATP-dependent helicase, whose product is MPEYTPSQQAAIDELASPLQLIACAGSGKTQVISQRISRILDLPGARPGNVIAFTFTEKAAAELKERIHRIVHDEHGEMTGLAEMYVGTMHGFALNLLQTYVPEAFKYGVLTDITQRLLIDRESTKSGLTTCPSTAPSRPTLWRYADSKLYMQVLSILQEDEVDFELVPDGVADSLRSYADLLSRRKYFDYTAMIATAVAFLESDPDDPDLTTPELELLRHIREDIKYVVVDEYQDVNPLQEKLIAGLIRWGANLCVVGDDDQTIYQWRGSEVSNILTFANRHDDVHTIELADNFRSSKGVVRLGRTIAEWLPPDERLPKAMEYASHQVWERGDMLALEFAGPDEEAAWIVDRIEALRGMPFTDTPDAAPRGLSWSDCAVLYRTVKDAEPVVDEFRRRGIPYIIKGLARLFDAPEIEALVGMFQFMVGEIDEAALRSLFDQADILGSPELLARGIRILEEGSDFSRGDRWGTYNVQRLYLDVLEAMDVREATIPGTPARAELVMYQLGKFSQVISDFEAINFASDPKRKYEGFVRFITDDRQAPAYYEEADDDAGFATPDAVTITTVHRAKGMQWPAVFVPCLRKNRFPIRASGGVNVFHVVPIEAVPNGARYRGGLSEETRLFYVAVTRAQKYLYMSWAPIASNQQARRQSDFFRDASGSDWVLTADPGLPIVERLTSVPKTETPAIAISFSELKYLLECPYQFKLRFMYGFNPPIHEALGYGKGLHDALAEMHKRAHAGDVPTKAEAEDLVNRHLHTPYAYPALRDQLRRAALKALNNYFDDHGEDLTRTVHSEKQIEVVVAPGVTVDGRVDLIKRLETGEVSIVDFKSTEDAQKTATTRDQLSVYALGYQELTGESADRIQVLNLDEKGDHLNEGVDAELLDTIRAKIEAVAADIRADQFECGHDHSKDTAYNDLAWLTTGAPA
- a CDS encoding FRG domain-containing protein, producing MSSADYTVEASIQRALARESLSNDEAAVRERELDTLQRARNWGLGVGRYGLIDDLQLLADLQHYGVPTRLVDFTSNPMTALWFACQDPSIDGASKSGLLLALNVTGWPVHSSGDAPLMMGNLASPWANTLEQALTGDPFLVRTVEPNVRAAAQEGYFVAGRVPDGDFGVFRSFGVPFESLPPGTLAFAGERGRGAPRRLPFVAVVIKSSLKSKLLRYLDGSYDRSARKLFPDFPGFREFGTSAGSGEPSSAVEIVDAGEE